The following are encoded in a window of Fusarium falciforme chromosome 11, complete sequence genomic DNA:
- a CDS encoding Putative NADP-dependent oxidoreductase YfmJ has product MLGTTLSVVLAERPTGNIIPGQTFKQKSLPSQTEDDLKAGEILVKTLYLGLEPAMRAWLMDVDTYFPAVKIGEVMRGFVLARVIASKNSQIEVGDTVLSDQVGWREEAILKEEQFQKAPELGPGSEITDLLGIYHWTGLTAYFGLNKIGQPKPGETVVISGAAGATGSVAGQIAKIAGARVVGIVGSDEKCEWIKELGFDVALNYKDPDFKSQFEEATPDLIDVFFDNVGGEILDLALSRANLFSRFVMSGAISQYNSASPTGPKNLVWALQGFIVVDYAGEFDDARRQIAQWIADGKIRTRATVIDGGLKVAEEALRGLFSGTNTGKLLVRF; this is encoded by the exons ATGTTGGGAACCACCCTTTCTGTAGTGCTCGCTGAAAGGCCGACCGGTAACATTATTCCTGGCCAAACCTTTAAGCAGAAGTCTCTTCCATCCCAGACCGAGGATGACTTGAAAGCTGGCGAGATACTCGTGAAAACCCTCTACCTGGGTCTCGAGCCGGCGATGCGAGCATGGCTCATGG ATGTCGATACTTATTTCCCAGCTGTCAAGATTGGAGAGGTCATGCGCGGTTTCGTTCTCGCTCGAGTTATTGCGTCAAAGAACTCGCAGATCGAGGTCGGCGATACTGTCCTCTCTGATCAAGTGGGGTGGCGCGAGGAAGCCATCCTCAAAGAAGAACAATTCCAGAAAGCACCGGAGCTAGGACCCGGCTCCGAAATAACCGATCTTCTGGGTATCTACCATTGGACTGGACTGACTGCCTACTTTGGACTCAACAAAATCGGCCAGCCAAAGCCGGGGGAGACTGTCGTTATTTCAGGCGCGGCCGGCGCCACGGGAAGTGTCGCTGGGCAGATCGCTAAGATTGCTGGGGCCAGGGTCGTGGGTATCGTTGGGAGTGACGAAAAGTGCGAATGGATCAAGGAACTAGGGTTCGACGTAGCCCTGAACTACAAAGACCCGGACTTCAAGAGTCAGTTTGAGGAGGCTACTCCGGATCTCATTGATGTCTTTTTCGACAACG TCGGAGGAGAGATCCTAGATCTGGCCCTCTCGAGAGCCAATCTCTTTTCTCGTTTTGTCATGTCGGGGGCAATCAGTCAATACAACTCGGCATCGCCCACTGGCCCCAAG AACTTGGTATGGGC ATTGCAAGGATTCATCGTCGTTGACTACGCGGGCGAATTTGACGATGCCAGACGCCAAATCGCCCAGTGGATCGCGGATGGAAAAATCCGCACAAGAGCGACCGTTATTGATGGTGGCCTGAAGGTTGCTGAAGAGGCTTTGCGAGGACTATTCAGCGGCACTAACACGG GAAAACTACTGGTTCGATTCTAA